The genomic DNA TGGCCATATAAGTAGCTATTGGCAACTGAAAATTCCTTTGTACCCTCTGGGATTTCTGGGCGGAAGTAGTCATAGTGCATTTCCACTTCTAAAATATCACCAAGTTTGCCACTTTCGATCACTTTTTGAACGGTCAAAAAGTCCGAATCAAAGCGGCGATTTTGATAACATTGGATAAATAGTCCTTTTTCCGCTGCTAAGTCGAATAATTCTTTTGCTTCTTTTGAAGTTTCTGCAAAAGGTTTTTCGACTAATACGTTCTTACCATTTTCCAAAGCAAGTTTTGCGTATTCTGCATGAAATTGGCTAGGTGTCGTGATGACCACTAATTGGATCTCAGGATCATTCCACAGATCAGACAACTGATCGGTATATTCGATTTCATCAAAAGTCTTCCAAATAGGTGCTGATGGAGAGTAGATTTTTTTGACGTTGATCTTATCTGGTAGTCTTCTTGAGAACGGTAAATGATAGCGATTGGTACTTTTGCCATTGCCTAAATATGCGATTGTTAACATGTCGTTTCCTCCTACTTTCGAATGATTTCGTTTCTTGAGTATAGCGCACAATAGATAAAAGAAAGCCGATTCTAGTTTTTTTGGTAGAAATGTTCAAAGAAATTGAAAGAATGACGATATTTTTGAAAAAGATGTTCAATCTTAGACTAATCTAAAAAGAAGTGGTTATTTTTCTAGTTATTCAGTAAGATAGATTTGGAGGTGTGTGATGGATGCTTATCGAAGAAAAATTAACCCAACAAGAAACATTTACTACAAATGAAAAACGGATCGCCGATTATCTACGTATGAACTTGGAAGCAGCAGTTTATATGACGATTGAAGAGCTGGCAAAGGAGACCTATACCTCCCATTCCGCAATTATCCGCTTCTGTAAAAAAATCGGCTATAGCGGATTTAAAGAATTTCGCTTTGAATTAGGGCGAGAAGTCCACCAACTGGTTGCTCAGTTCAATCAAGTCATCGATCCTAATTTTCCTTTTACCGTTGATGATGATGCGAAGATGATTGCCAAAAAAATGGCGGATCTATCCATTCAAGCCATCAAAAAAGCGCAATTCCAAATGGAAGATCAATCGTTAGAAACCATCGCGACTGTTTTAAACAAAGCAGAGCGCATTTTCTTATTTGCAAAAGGTGATTCGCAAACAACCGCTCGGAAATTCCAAAACAAATTAGTCAAACTAAATAAGTTCTTGATCTTAGCCGAAGAATATAGCGATTCGTCCTGGAATGCAGCTAATTTGACGGAAAATGACTGCGCAATTTTTATTAGCTATAGTGGACGCATCCATCATTACGAACGTATTCTTACCTATCTGGCACATATTGGTGCACCTAGTTTATTAATCACAGGAAATGAACAGTCTGAAATGGCAAAGAAAGCAGCCATGCGGTTGGTCGTGTCCCAAGAAGAGTATGATTTTGCGAAAGTTGCTACATTCTCTTCTCAAATTGCCTTCGACTATGTCTTGAATACCTTGTACTCCTTGATGTATACGCAAAACTACCAAGAAAATTTATTGAATTTGAAAGAAAAACAAGAACTGATCCAAAAAGGCTTGTTAAAGGAATACAAGAAGTAAGCGTTGTAGGAACAAAGAAATAGCCCAAAGACTGAATCCTTCGTTTAGTCTTTGGGCTATTAGTATGGGCGTATAGCGCTTCATTTATCAAAATAACTTAAAATTGATGATTGATTGCTTGGATAAATGTAAATTGACGATCGCTATACTCGAATTCTAAAATACAACAATTTGAAAATTTTATCTTGGCTACTTGCTCATAAGGTAACCATTTTTGAATAAATAAATACATGGCACCACCATGGCTAACTGCTAACACGCTTTGGTGCTCTTTTTCCATGATGTCGATCAAGGTCGTGTTCATTCTTTGTTGGAGTTCTTTTGAAGACTCCCCGCCATAAGGAACAAATGAATCACCATAAGAAGTTTCGCCAACTGGTCGTTTAGGATTCAACGCTTCACTTTCTCCTTCAAATCGGCCAAAGTTCCATTCTTTTAATCCTTTACTTCGCTGATATTCTTTTTGCCCGATAATGATTTCTAGCGTATCGGAAGCTCGTTCTTGTGTGGATGAATAATACGCATCAAAGGTGATTTGATTGGTTTCAAAATAGTCTCTTGCCACCTCTGCTTGTCTGATCCCAGCTTCTGTCAAGGGAGAGTCACAAGCCCCTTGGATTTTCCCTAATTGATTGAACAAGGTTTGACCATGGCGCATGAGATAAAGTTTTTTCATTTAAAGACCTCCTGTCGATTTGAATATGTATCTTCACTATTTAGTATAGTCTCTGGAGTAAACTCCAAGTCAATAGAAAACCTATTTTTTTCGATGTGGTTGGTATACAAGTTGTCTTGACTTGAAATGATCAATGCTCCAGATGTTTACCATCAAGCTTTAATAATAGTTATTCAGCGACTGTATAAAAAAGAAGCGCCTACTCCCAACATCGGAAAATTCTGGGGAAGTAGTCGCTTCTTTTTTATTTGTAGATTTTATCTAGCTATCAGTCTTGCTTTTTATTCCTATCTCTAGCCATTTGACTTTATAGCGGAAATCCTCCACCAATTCTTCCGCTGTCCATTGGTTGATCATATAATCTGTCAAAGAATTCATGACAAGAGCCATCACGAAATATAAAAAGCTAATGGCTTCTTCCGTTGTAGCCATGGCAATCTGGTTGATTTTCAACAAATCAAGCCATTGTTCAACCATTGATGTGTCACTTTGCTCATTTGAACGCTTCGTTGAACCAAGATCGTTTGCTCGTGTGAGTAATTTGATGGATCGCCAGTAAGAACTCTCTTTACTTAGCTCTCCACACCAAGCGAGATATTCTTCGATTCCTAAGAAAAAATGATCTCGATTTCGATTGATTGAAGCAATGATATCTCCATGGACTTGATTGGAGTAGTTTCGGACAGTGAACGTATACGCATCTTCTAAATCCTGAAAATATTTATAAAATGCCCCACGAGACATGCCCATTGCTTCAACGATTTCTGAAACTTTGACTTGGCTGATGTGCTGATCATAAAATTTATCTAATAAAATCTCTAAGATCCATTGCTGTTTTTCTTTGGAAATATTGAAAAATGTTTCTTTTGGCATAAGCACTCTCCTTACTGCTTAAGCTTTAGCTTGTTCTGTTAGGTAACCATCTTCCATACGATAGACACGGTCGCTCCATTGGATCATCCGAGAATCATGCGTGACCATGACGGTCGCTTTTTGCTTCTCATGGGCTTCCTTGACTAACAATTTGACAACTTCATAGGCATGATCGGTATCTAAGCTTGCTGTGGGTTCATCCGCTAAAA from Enterococcus mundtii includes the following:
- a CDS encoding histidine phosphatase family protein codes for the protein MKKLYLMRHGQTLFNQLGKIQGACDSPLTEAGIRQAEVARDYFETNQITFDAYYSSTQERASDTLEIIIGQKEYQRSKGLKEWNFGRFEGESEALNPKRPVGETSYGDSFVPYGGESSKELQQRMNTTLIDIMEKEHQSVLAVSHGGAMYLFIQKWLPYEQVAKIKFSNCCILEFEYSDRQFTFIQAINHQF
- a CDS encoding MurR/RpiR family transcriptional regulator, with product MLIEEKLTQQETFTTNEKRIADYLRMNLEAAVYMTIEELAKETYTSHSAIIRFCKKIGYSGFKEFRFELGREVHQLVAQFNQVIDPNFPFTVDDDAKMIAKKMADLSIQAIKKAQFQMEDQSLETIATVLNKAERIFLFAKGDSQTTARKFQNKLVKLNKFLILAEEYSDSSWNAANLTENDCAIFISYSGRIHHYERILTYLAHIGAPSLLITGNEQSEMAKKAAMRLVVSQEEYDFAKVATFSSQIAFDYVLNTLYSLMYTQNYQENLLNLKEKQELIQKGLLKEYKK
- a CDS encoding TetR family transcriptional regulator, yielding MPKETFFNISKEKQQWILEILLDKFYDQHISQVKVSEIVEAMGMSRGAFYKYFQDLEDAYTFTVRNYSNQVHGDIIASINRNRDHFFLGIEEYLAWCGELSKESSYWRSIKLLTRANDLGSTKRSNEQSDTSMVEQWLDLLKINQIAMATTEEAISFLYFVMALVMNSLTDYMINQWTAEELVEDFRYKVKWLEIGIKSKTDS
- a CDS encoding Gfo/Idh/MocA family oxidoreductase, translating into MLTIAYLGNGKSTNRYHLPFSRRLPDKINVKKIYSPSAPIWKTFDEIEYTDQLSDLWNDPEIQLVVITTPSQFHAEYAKLALENGKNVLVEKPFAETSKEAKELFDLAAEKGLFIQCYQNRRFDSDFLTVQKVIESGKLGDILEVEMHYDYFRPEIPEGTKEFSVANSYLYGHACHTVDQVLSYFGEPDDIHYDVRQLLGTGRMNDYFDLDFYYGRMKVSIKSSYFRIKERPSFVVYGKKGMFVKQTKDRQEEHLKMFYMPENADFGIDQPEHYGVLTYIDEEGTYHEEKVVSEVGDYRRVYEGIYETLINGAEKIVKDEETLLQMKILETGIQQIEEAKTAFEN